The genomic interval CAGCCTTGGGCGTTGCTGGGAGCCTTGGTTCTGAGGGCAGACTGGGTTATGTTGGCGTTTAGGCTGCACAACTGATTCCTCGAGTGTAAACATACAGTGATGTAATCTCTGAAATGTTCATGCCCTCAAGACGACAGGGAGGGTTTGATGAATAATTTATTGGATAGTGCTATGAAGATTCGGCAGAGCTTGGCACTGTTTTCATCTTACAAATAGAAACTGacggccgggcgcggtggctcacgcctgtaatcctagaactctgggaggcccaggtgggtggattgcctgagctcaggagttggagactagcctgagcaaaagtgagacccccccccccatctctactaaaaatacaaaaacaggcaagaggatcgcttgagtccaagagttggaggttgctgtgagctatgatgccacaacattctacctagggggacaacttgagactctttctcaaaaaaaaaaaaaaaaaaaacacaacaaaaccccACAACTGAGGCTGTCAAAATTACTGGTATATGCATGACTCTGTGATCTTATGACTGTTCTTGTCCCTACTCTTCCGGCCCAACCTAGTTTTGCCATTAAAGAGATGTCAGCAGGAAACTTAGCATGTGACAAGCCAAGGGATTAAATAAACTGAAATGAAGGAGTACAGGAAGCATAGGCTGCTTATCGTGTAAGGGAATTCTGGGTTCCTCAAGGTTGGATGTTCCAGAAAGGAATCAGGATGAGGTGGTGGTAAGCTGCAGGCATCTCAGTTCAGATGGATTTGAATCCAAATCCAGCCTGCTACTCATAGGGTGTGGGTACTGAGCAAGTCTCCGAGACTCAGTTTCTCATTCTGTTAAATGGAGACAGTAATGGCTTCTCCCTCTTACGATTTGTCTGTTGTCTTTCCATTTGACCATAATGGAAAGTGGTCAGTATGCCTGCAGTGCAAAATTCATAGGTCAGGACTGGGCTCACAGTAGATGCTCATTAAATGTAGGCTGTTGTAAACTGTGCCAAATGGAATAGCTGTCTACACTTAGTGTGTTGATGCTACTTTGCCCTCCACCCAGGTCGTGACTGCTTAGGCTGTGCCAAGACGGGCAGTGGCAAGACAGCAGCATTTGTTCTTCCCATCTTGCAGAAGCTGTCTGAGGATCCCTATGGTATCTTCTGCCTTGTCCTGACACCCACCAGGTGAGCCCCCTGCCAAAAGGCCCCCTGGGTGTGTGTTAACCTTGTGTTCTCTTAGGCAAGTGTCTTTCCCTTTCTGAGCTGCACTCACCATGTGTGAATGGGGATAAAAATCGTGGCTGCCTATTAGGAGTGCTGTAGAATTAAGAGGATATGTGGGACAGGTTCTCAGCACAGGACTTGATTTAGGTCAAGTGAGTCAGAAGGGAGCTCccagtagttttatagtttaaaaaatagatatgtcTCCTATCCTTGGACAGACAAGCATAAAAGTTGACATGATAAGTCCTATAAACTGCAGTAGGAGAGGTGGGCACAGCATGCCATGATGGTGTGGCTTACAGTGCTGAGGGGAAGGGTTGCAGGGAGGCTTCATTTAAGGAATTCCTTAAAGAAGAAAAGGGCCTTGCAAAGGGACAAATTTGGGGAAAGGTATTCTAGGCAGAGAGACCCTGCTAGTGCACCCATGAAGAGGCATGGGAAAGGCATGACGCTGAAAGGATACTGGGGGCCAGGTATTCAAGAAAGGCCTCAAATGCCAGGCAGAGGGTTAGATTCTGAGGATGTGTGAGCAGGAGAGGGAATGACAGGAGGCCAGGGAGAGCCATGAGCAGAGCTGGCTAGGGAATAGAGAGGAGAGGATTTGGAGACTGACCAGTCCTGGAGGAGAGGAGGCTCATGTTCAGGGCTCTGGAGAACTGGGTGGTGTCAACCCCATTGCTAAGAGGAAGACAACAGAAAAAGGAACAAGTGTGTGGTAGGAAGTAGGTTGGCCTGGTGGTGGAGGGCCTGTGGGGTGTTCCAGGCTTAGCTTCTAATGTTTAGCATCAGAGCCTTTGTCCAAAGAGCAAAGGGAGCCAGTGGAAGGTGCATGAACAGGATAAAGCAAATCAGGAGGCCAGAGGATTGGGGAGGAGCCTTGGGGATGGAAAGGGGAAGGCGAGGCAGGCATGGAACTGCAACATGACCCAGCCTGGTCCCTTACACCCACAGGGAGCTGGCCTACCAGATTGCAGAGCAGTTCCAGGTGCTGGGAAAGCCTCTGGGCCTGAAAGAGTGTATCATCGTCGGCGGCATGGGTATGGGCCCAGGAAGCTGGGAGACTCTCTTGGCATGGGGCCCTTGCAACCTCAGACAACCTACTTAGTCCTACCTCACACTCTCTGCccccagacatggtggctcaggctCTGGAGCTCTCACGGAAACCACACGTGGTCATTGCCACACCAGGGCGCCTAGCCGATCACCTGCGCAGCTCTAACACCTTCAGCATAAAGAAGATCCGCTTCCTGGTGAGTTGCTCTGGTCCTCTCAGACCTCTTGAACTGGGGCACTATCTCATCCATTTGGGAAACTTGTGACCCATAGACTACCTGGTAAAGTGCTAGGAGTGACAAGGACTGTTCAGGGACCAAAAAGAGGGGGCCGCTGAGGCCTGGGACCACAGGTAGCACCAACACCCtcactctccccctcccctcctccccctggcACTGCAGGTTATGGATGAGGCAGACCGGCTGTTGGAACAAGGCTGCACAGACTTCACCGCAGACCTTGAAGTCATTTTGGCTGCTGTGCCGACCCGCAGGCAGACATTGCTGTTCAGTGCCACACTGACTGACACGCTTAGGGAGCTGCAGGGCCTGGCCACCAACCAGCCTTTCTTTTGGGAGGCACAGGCCCCGTGAGTTCACAGTCGCtcgtggggcggggtgggggtggtggattCATACCCAGACAGGTTGAGGGGGCAGTGCTATCCTCCAGAAGGcagaactgaggctcagtgatCCACTTGTCCCCAGGGTAAGCACTGTTGAGCAGTTGGACCAGCGCTACCTGCTGGTGCCTGAGAAAGTTAAGGATGCCTACTTGGTCCACCTGATCCAGAATTTCCAGGATGAGCACAAGGATTGGTCCATCATCATCTTCACTAACACATGCAAGTGAGCATGGGTGGGCAGgaccctcttctcccctcccataGCCCTCATTACAGGAGGTGGCTCAGTGTCACAGGTCTGAGACACACAGCCAGTCTCAGCACTCCCCAGCCTCTGCTCGGACCAGAGGTTATAGAGGTTTCATTCAAGGAGCCAGTGTCACCTCATTCATCTGAAGGTGTTTGGGGTCCTTCAGTCTCATCCTTGACAGAAGGGCAAGGAAACCCCCACAGGCAACTGTTTTAGCAGCCTAGTCACTGTGTTTTGGGGATGTCACTGAGCTTTCCCAGACTTTCAGCCCCATCTCACGGGAAGTTATACCTGAGGCCTGGTGTGGGCAGCACCAGTGTAGAGACCCCTGAGGCAGTTCACATCAGCTCCTTCCCTGAGCAGTTTGAGGGGGTCATCTATAAGCTATAGGCTATTCCAGCATGAGCCAGAACAACAGGGCAGAAGTCAAGACAGTGCAAATGTATTGACTCAAGAGAAAAGTTTGGCTGTTAGGTTGCTGTTAGGCATGTCAAGACCCAACAGAATTCTCTCTGTGCTCATTTCTATACTCTGTTTTCCTCTATTGGCTCCTTCTTGGGAGGCCTTGCCTTTTTGGTGATAGTAACTGTCTATCAGTTACTGAGATAGAAGCTCAGTTTGCAGAATACCAGTCCTACAAATGTGGCAGAAAATGAAATTTCACCTGTTCAGAAGTCAAAGCAGCAGTCCCAGGGCCTACTCTTTTGTCTGTTCAGGCAGGTGAGGGGTCAGCAGAGAGGACGTTGAACAAGCCGGACCTCTGACACCCTACATCCTGTTCCTTTCTAAGCTGAGCAGGGCCACCCTGCTTGGGGTCGCAAgggtgggtgggggcaggaaTGCCTTCCTAGAACCCCAGAGCTGGAGAGGTTAATATCCTCACCAGGACCTGCCAGATCCTGTGTATGATGCTGCGCAAATTCAACTTCCCCACTGTGGCTCTGCATTCCATGATGAAACAGGTAAGTCCACCCACAGCCTACCAGCCACACCCCGGACACTTCCCAGCCTTGGGGCTTTTGCAAGAGGCCTATTGCCTCTTGGTCCCAAAAGGTCActgacagagtctccctttatggccctcgatagagtcctgtggtgtcacagctcacagcaacctcaaactcttgggcttaagtgattctcttgcctcagcctcccaagtagctgggactacaggcacccaccacaaggcctggtattttccttgttgtttagcaggccctggctgggttcaaacccgccagccccggtgtatgtggctggtgccctaactactgagctacaggcactgagcttgaACATACCTCTTTCAACCATCATTCAGTTGACCCTCTGTGGCCTTTTCATGGTCCCCTACTGAGCCATGTAAGAGCAGGGTCTGTCCTGGCCTCACACAGAAAGCGTTCCCCCACTACTCCCATTTCTCTCCCTGACCTGGCACAGAAAGAACGCTTTGCTGCCCTGGCCAAGTTCAAGTCCAGCATCTACCGGATCCTGATTGCAACAGATGTGGCTTCCCGGTGAGCGGCCCCAAAGGCAGGGTCAGTGGGGGAGGCTGGCTTCAGTGAGCCCCAGCTTCCAGGTTGAGTATCCTTGGGTAAGTTCCTTGCCTCATTTTCCCAACATGGATTCCAAAGCTGACTGTTCTCTGCCTGCAGGGGCCTAGACATTCCCACAGTGCAGGTAGTCATCAACCACAACACTCCTGGACTCCCTAAGATCTACATCCACAGAGTCGGCCGGACAGCTCGTGCAGGTGATTGGGCTGGGCGGCCCCTGGGCACTGGTCCCTCCAAACTGCCCAGACCTGGTTGTGAGATGATGGGATGTAGGTGGGATATAGCCCACACGTCTGACAGCTACTAGAGGCAACATTTGCATGTTGAGGTAATCGTCCTTTCAAAAGTAAAGGGTGGAGGTATTCTGCCTTCTCCAGAAACACACCTGGGTGCTGCTGAGTGGTGTTATGGCTATTCTCTGGAAAGATGGCATATACTGTCCCAGCCCCCTTTTCCTGTTAGGATTCCAAATCAGGGCCCAGCAGTAAAGAGGTAAAGAACACGGGGGATATGAACCTGACCCTCCAGATTTGATGACCAAGTTTGGTTTCTCTCTGTGGCCTTGGCCCAAGGGCCAAGAGGACATACTTTGATTTGATCCCTACCCTCACCAGGGAGAGGCACAGTTTTTATGAGATTCTGTCACACCTGGCACCAGGAGAGACATGGTTCCTAAGGATAGAGTGGGCCTGGCCTTCTTTCCTGACTCTGAGGAAGAGTTAGACCTCGTCTTTCATCACCCTGTGTTGTCAGGCAGGTCACTTCTGTTCCCTGGGATTCAAATGGCAGGTAGCAAGAATG from Nycticebus coucang isolate mNycCou1 chromosome 3, mNycCou1.pri, whole genome shotgun sequence carries:
- the DDX49 gene encoding probable ATP-dependent RNA helicase DDX49 — protein: MAGFAELGLSSWLVEQCRQLGLKQPTPVQLGCIPAILEGRDCLGCAKTGSGKTAAFVLPILQKLSEDPYGIFCLVLTPTRELAYQIAEQFQVLGKPLGLKECIIVGGMDMVAQALELSRKPHVVIATPGRLADHLRSSNTFSIKKIRFLVMDEADRLLEQGCTDFTADLEVILAAVPTRRQTLLFSATLTDTLRELQGLATNQPFFWEAQAPVSTVEQLDQRYLLVPEKVKDAYLVHLIQNFQDEHKDWSIIIFTNTCKTCQILCMMLRKFNFPTVALHSMMKQKERFAALAKFKSSIYRILIATDVASRGLDIPTVQVVINHNTPGLPKIYIHRVGRTARAGRQGQAITLVTQYDIHLVHAIEEQIKKKLEEFSVKEVEVLQILTQVNVVRRECEIKLEAAHFDEKKEINKRKQLILEGKDPDLEAKRRAELAKIKQKNRRFKEKVTQTLQRQKASRANCTGHPPSTRPGVRTGPVPTQDPA